A section of the Candidatus Nitrosacidococcus sp. I8 genome encodes:
- a CDS encoding proline--tRNA ligase — protein sequence MRASQYLLSTTREIPADAEIISHQLMLRGGFIRRLAGGVYTWLPLGLRVLRKVENIIREEMNRIGAQEVLMPAVQPAELWQETGRWEQYGPELLRLIDRHQRHFCFGPTHEEIITDLARQELKSYKQLPVLFYQIQTKFRDEIRPRFGIMRAREFLMKDAYSFHLNQESLDHIYQQMYETYTRIFTKIGLNFRAVQADTGSIGGNTSHEFHVLADSGEDAIAISNESDYAANVELAEALPSSNLENTLLKENLILVDTPNQCTIEELSQFLNVSPKQCLKTLLVHGIDSPLVALVLRGDHDLNEIKAQKLPQIANPLKFATSEEIWDVCQTKIGSIGPINLNIPIIADHSAAALINFICGANIKDKHFTGANWDRDLPKPVTADIRNVVDMDSSPDGKGYLSITRGIEVGHIFQLGNKYTQAMDVSVLDETGHAIGLTMGCYGIGVSRIVAATIEQNYDDYGIIWPSAIAPFQLALIPINRHKSDQVKETADRLYIELQDAGFDVLLDDRELRPGVMFADMDLIGIPYRLIISERGLESGTVEYKGRQDKESTQIKLTDLTSVLKTHLNLNYSS from the coding sequence TACTCGTGAAATTCCTGCTGATGCAGAAATTATTAGCCATCAACTGATGCTTAGGGGAGGTTTTATTCGCCGCCTTGCAGGAGGAGTCTATACTTGGCTACCTCTAGGATTAAGAGTATTACGTAAAGTTGAAAATATTATCCGTGAAGAGATGAATCGGATAGGTGCTCAAGAAGTGCTTATGCCTGCCGTGCAGCCAGCTGAGCTTTGGCAGGAAACAGGCAGATGGGAGCAATATGGACCTGAACTACTAAGGTTAATCGATCGACATCAACGGCACTTTTGCTTTGGTCCTACCCACGAAGAGATTATTACTGATCTGGCACGTCAAGAGTTAAAAAGCTATAAACAATTACCTGTGCTTTTTTATCAAATTCAAACTAAATTTCGAGATGAGATTAGACCCAGATTTGGTATTATGCGTGCTCGGGAATTTTTAATGAAAGATGCTTATTCCTTTCATTTAAATCAAGAATCATTAGATCATATCTACCAACAAATGTATGAGACCTATACTCGCATTTTTACTAAAATTGGTTTAAATTTCCGAGCAGTCCAAGCAGATACTGGATCTATTGGTGGCAATACTTCTCATGAATTTCATGTCCTTGCTGACTCTGGTGAAGATGCTATTGCTATCTCAAATGAAAGTGATTATGCAGCTAATGTTGAATTAGCAGAGGCATTACCTTCTTCAAATTTAGAAAATACCTTGCTTAAGGAGAATTTAATTTTAGTTGATACACCAAATCAATGCACAATCGAAGAGTTAAGCCAATTCCTAAATGTTTCCCCAAAGCAGTGTCTCAAAACATTATTAGTACATGGAATCGATAGCCCATTAGTTGCTTTAGTGCTTCGAGGTGATCATGATCTGAATGAAATCAAGGCACAAAAACTCCCTCAAATTGCTAACCCCTTAAAATTTGCTACTTCAGAAGAAATATGGGACGTATGCCAAACTAAAATAGGATCTATAGGTCCTATAAACTTAAATATTCCTATTATTGCAGACCATAGTGCAGCAGCATTAATCAATTTTATATGTGGTGCCAATATAAAAGATAAGCACTTTACTGGAGCAAATTGGGATCGGGATTTACCTAAGCCTGTTACTGCTGATATTCGTAATGTGGTTGATATGGATTCGAGCCCTGATGGAAAAGGATATTTATCTATTACTCGAGGGATAGAAGTAGGCCATATTTTTCAGTTAGGCAATAAATATACCCAAGCTATGGATGTGTCAGTACTCGATGAAACTGGGCATGCTATAGGTCTTACTATGGGCTGCTATGGCATCGGAGTATCTCGAATAGTCGCTGCTACTATTGAACAAAATTATGATGATTATGGAATTATTTGGCCTTCTGCAATTGCTCCTTTTCAGCTAGCTTTAATTCCTATCAATAGGCATAAATCAGATCAAGTAAAAGAAACAGCAGATAGATTATATATAGAACTTCAAGATGCTGGTTTTGATGTCTTGCTAGATGATCGTGAATTACGGCCAGGGGTTATGTTTGCTGATATGGATTTAATTGGTATCCCCTATCGTTTAATTATCAGCGAACGAGGACTAGAATCTGGTACTGTAGAGTATAAGGGAAGGCAAGATAAAGAAAGTACTCAAATAAAGCTAACTGATTTAACTTCAGTACTTAAAACACACTTAAATCTAAACTACTCGTCTTAA
- a CDS encoding NapC/NirT family cytochrome c: MLLSKLTQWWQAIREYLEVNWRPVLIGAGSLLALLIVVFGGEAALSTTTFCTSCHSMSYPYKELKESPHYGSYGLDPGCKDCHIPRGLSNFHKAVATHVVDGARELYLEIFEDYSTIDKFDERRQEMAQHARMNIKNWDSLTCKSCHVNPQPVPKSGQKAHKKLKQGWTCIDCHQNLVHKHVKFTDLNESKKQGKMVIMDKPIDWTDKYPQDDRY, from the coding sequence ATGTTGTTGTCTAAGTTAACGCAATGGTGGCAAGCCATTCGTGAATATCTTGAAGTAAATTGGCGGCCTGTATTAATTGGTGCAGGAAGCCTACTTGCTTTACTTATTGTGGTTTTTGGTGGAGAGGCAGCACTATCAACAACTACTTTTTGTACCAGTTGTCATTCCATGTCCTATCCTTATAAGGAGTTAAAGGAATCTCCGCATTATGGATCCTATGGATTAGATCCAGGTTGTAAAGATTGCCATATTCCTCGTGGGTTATCTAATTTCCATAAGGCAGTGGCTACTCATGTGGTTGATGGTGCTAGAGAGCTCTATCTGGAAATTTTTGAAGATTATTCTACGATTGATAAATTCGATGAGCGTCGCCAAGAAATGGCACAACATGCACGTATGAATATCAAAAACTGGGATAGTCTTACCTGTAAAAGCTGCCATGTGAATCCACAACCTGTGCCGAAATCTGGGCAAAAAGCTCACAAAAAATTAAAGCAAGGATGGACCTGTATTGATTGCCATCAAAATCTTGTGCATAAACACGTGAAGTTTACCGATCTGAATGAAAGTAAGAAGCAAGGTAAAATGGTGATTATGGATAAGCCTATTGATTGGACAGATAAATATCCTCAGGATGATCGCTATTAG
- the haoB gene encoding hydroxylamine oxidation protein HaoB, with product MSVANKAIPSLSGVYKAPLLIGSILIAGGLFLLIWLGWSLLHSTSGEGAPYQYQKVAEGKIEDFSDLEDLKNYKNLGISILKYELIAEKVQKTPLAEFYTGTRDKKDSPVLLLWKNNLREPIITITSGAKDLNDLAQAVIQHVPKTGMVLSWWDTSHRLNLLTGANTLFHENMDEPIIIPSPWANQSEGIRKFENEFWQVSDSNKERKQLGDLVDAFLADETTGVSMLRSFTKNKDVYIVVHYSDIYKMGIMEPNRLGIGFKDFPNQGQTHALIPHVKEWVEKNGYTSYLVERLDKDVIRAYFLTDNSSKDTLIAKMLPFNSSNPAKLKELRLLAQYGGYWVYSLPMDSNK from the coding sequence GTGTCTGTAGCGAATAAAGCTATACCATCACTTTCAGGAGTATATAAAGCACCTCTGCTTATTGGGAGTATCCTAATAGCAGGGGGGCTTTTCCTCCTTATTTGGCTTGGGTGGTCATTACTTCACTCTACTAGTGGTGAAGGTGCTCCCTATCAATATCAAAAAGTAGCAGAAGGAAAAATTGAAGATTTTTCAGATTTAGAAGATCTTAAAAACTATAAGAATCTAGGGATTAGTATTCTTAAATATGAATTAATTGCAGAGAAGGTTCAAAAAACACCCCTAGCAGAGTTTTACACTGGCACTAGAGATAAAAAAGATTCACCCGTACTGCTTTTATGGAAAAATAATCTTAGAGAACCAATCATCACTATTACAAGTGGAGCTAAGGATCTAAATGATTTAGCTCAAGCTGTAATTCAACATGTTCCTAAGACAGGAATGGTATTAAGTTGGTGGGATACTTCTCATCGCCTTAACCTATTAACAGGTGCAAATACTTTATTCCATGAAAATATGGATGAACCGATTATTATACCTAGTCCGTGGGCTAATCAATCGGAAGGAATTAGGAAGTTTGAAAATGAGTTTTGGCAAGTAAGCGACTCAAATAAGGAAAGAAAGCAGCTAGGTGATCTAGTAGACGCTTTTTTAGCTGATGAAACTACAGGAGTTTCTATGCTAAGAAGCTTTACTAAGAATAAAGATGTATATATTGTGGTCCACTATTCTGATATATACAAAATGGGAATCATGGAACCAAATCGACTAGGTATAGGGTTTAAGGATTTTCCTAATCAAGGACAAACCCATGCATTAATTCCCCACGTAAAAGAGTGGGTAGAGAAAAATGGTTATACATCTTATTTAGTGGAACGGTTGGATAAAGATGTTATTCGCGCCTATTTTCTCACTGATAATTCTTCCAAAGATACTTTGATAGCAAAAATGCTACCTTTTAACTCTTCAAATCCAGCGAAACTCAAAGAGCTTCGCCTTCTTGCTCAGTATGGAGGTTATTGGGTGTATTCCTTGCCTATGGATAGCAACAAGTAA
- a CDS encoding multiheme c-type cytochrome: MSKNIIKRLLQAVAAMIGMGLLFAGSANAEIPVELYKALGVDQGASPKTLYEAITKRYYDPKQGHGEGKYAEYWSPLPFMQYLDPDSYYKPPRAPAKVATREECIKCHKDETRGWVHSWKQSVHANLDEIRKLTKDDSRYYKKELIKKVETNLRSLGKLGEAEELKEVSCIDCHMGVGVQKGSHKEDLRLPDAAACGACHLTEFAEREAERDTLTWPDTDVHGKKIDPIWPPGRPSHALDYQANVELATWAAMEDREIADGCTMCHINQNRCDTCHTRHQFSSAEARKPEACAYCHNGADHNEFENYMMSKHGAVYETHGSEWDWEVPLERAISDNKQTAATCAFCHMEYKGKFAHNLVRKVRWAFNPQEGIANNLEHPWYKERRDDWVDTCRNCHSKKFAESYLTFSDNGTISGLKKQMEVKGIMEALYKDKLLPGQTTNRPAPPKPEKDGPGEFFQLFMAKDNNPTTVELAYSKLWEQDLLQNYKGLFHAFPGGFTYTWGWAPLIQHYTEIQTENTKLRDFAKLKSQVASLEATVGKLKTASLLELDSKVKQATVGGLGSGMVLVGLGLVAWRRKQKAEG; encoded by the coding sequence ATGAGTAAGAATATAATTAAAAGGCTTTTGCAAGCTGTGGCTGCAATGATAGGCATGGGTCTATTATTTGCGGGAAGTGCAAATGCCGAAATTCCTGTAGAGCTTTACAAAGCTTTAGGAGTAGATCAAGGAGCTTCACCTAAAACATTATATGAAGCAATTACCAAGCGGTATTATGATCCAAAACAAGGTCATGGGGAAGGTAAATACGCTGAGTATTGGTCTCCACTTCCATTCATGCAATATTTGGATCCTGATAGCTACTATAAACCACCACGGGCTCCAGCAAAAGTTGCTACCAGAGAAGAGTGTATAAAATGCCATAAGGATGAGACTCGTGGTTGGGTTCATTCTTGGAAACAAAGCGTGCATGCTAATTTAGATGAGATTCGTAAACTCACTAAGGATGATTCCCGCTATTACAAAAAAGAACTCATTAAAAAAGTAGAAACTAATCTTCGCTCTTTAGGGAAGCTTGGAGAAGCAGAAGAACTTAAAGAAGTTTCTTGTATTGATTGCCATATGGGTGTTGGTGTTCAAAAGGGTAGCCACAAAGAAGATTTAAGACTTCCTGATGCAGCAGCTTGTGGTGCTTGTCACTTAACAGAGTTTGCTGAAAGAGAGGCAGAGCGTGATACGCTTACTTGGCCTGACACTGATGTGCATGGGAAAAAAATTGATCCTATTTGGCCGCCAGGTCGCCCTTCTCATGCTTTAGATTATCAAGCAAATGTGGAGTTAGCCACTTGGGCAGCAATGGAGGATCGGGAAATTGCAGATGGTTGTACCATGTGCCATATTAACCAAAATCGCTGCGATACCTGCCATACTCGTCATCAATTCTCATCTGCAGAAGCACGTAAACCAGAAGCATGCGCCTATTGTCACAATGGTGCAGATCATAATGAGTTTGAAAACTACATGATGTCTAAACATGGTGCAGTATATGAAACTCATGGCAGTGAATGGGATTGGGAAGTGCCCCTTGAGCGTGCTATTAGCGACAATAAACAAACTGCAGCCACCTGTGCTTTCTGCCACATGGAATATAAAGGTAAATTTGCTCATAATTTAGTACGGAAAGTCCGTTGGGCATTTAACCCTCAAGAAGGCATTGCTAATAATCTTGAGCATCCATGGTACAAAGAACGTAGGGATGATTGGGTAGATACCTGTAGAAATTGCCATTCTAAGAAGTTTGCTGAAAGCTATTTAACATTCTCAGATAATGGCACGATTTCTGGGCTTAAGAAGCAGATGGAAGTAAAAGGAATAATGGAAGCCTTATACAAGGATAAATTATTACCTGGTCAAACTACCAATCGTCCAGCACCACCAAAACCGGAAAAAGATGGTCCTGGTGAATTCTTCCAACTCTTTATGGCTAAGGATAATAATCCAACAACTGTTGAGTTAGCTTATTCTAAGCTGTGGGAACAAGATTTACTCCAAAACTATAAAGGGCTTTTCCATGCTTTCCCAGGTGGATTTACCTATACTTGGGGTTGGGCACCTTTGATACAACACTACACTGAAATTCAAACTGAAAATACCAAGCTGAGAGATTTTGCTAAATTAAAATCTCAAGTTGCTTCTTTAGAAGCTACCGTTGGTAAATTAAAAACTGCAAGCTTGTTAGAGTTAGATAGTAAAGTAAAACAAGCAACAGTAGGCGGCTTGGGAAGTGGTATGGTGCTTGTAGGTTTAGGGTTAGTGGCTTGGCGTCGTAAACAGAAAGCAGAAGGTTAA
- a CDS encoding PLP-dependent aminotransferase family protein: MQIPLKLKRRGHQTLQNQLFDQIRNLILSGKLRPGMVMPASRILSEQLGISRNTVMLAYERLITEDYLQTQKAAGTYVNLNLPIDSVVLKTPSQSSKISTKIYEKRHPVLFKGRAPRLTNIERNKIDIDFKVGRLDPHSFPIKIWRRLILKHLDKGSGNITEYRDPTGLMTLRRAIVNHLGPARGISVSPDQIIVVSGSQQALNIIARLLINQDSIVVTECPCYQGAIYVFESYGAKFCPIPVDHHGLQTEKLPNTTVSLAYVTPSHQYPLGATLSLKRRVQLLDWAGETGAYLIEDDYDSDFRHNGSPLTALAGLDPYGCVIYMGTVSKSIGAGLRLGYLVLPEILVTPAKIVKALLDNGNPWLDQAVLADFIENGSYARHLRQIRRIYLRRRDCLIAALKSHFGKVSLSGLGGGMHIVWHLPSHFPTAAEMQEVAQQIGVGIYTLEKGGAHDFGYQEYSKHTLVLGYSSLDEAQIQEGINRVAKSISVKLNP; this comes from the coding sequence ATGCAGATTCCTTTAAAGCTAAAGCGCAGAGGCCACCAAACACTACAAAATCAGCTTTTTGATCAAATTCGTAATCTGATCCTAAGTGGAAAATTAAGACCGGGAATGGTGATGCCTGCTAGTCGTATTTTAAGTGAACAACTAGGTATTTCTCGCAACACTGTTATGCTTGCTTATGAACGATTGATTACTGAGGATTATTTACAAACTCAAAAAGCAGCAGGTACTTACGTGAATTTAAATCTTCCTATAGATTCTGTAGTCCTAAAAACACCAAGTCAATCCTCAAAAATATCTACTAAAATATATGAAAAAAGACACCCAGTATTATTTAAAGGACGAGCTCCGAGACTAACTAACATAGAGCGAAATAAAATTGATATTGATTTTAAAGTAGGCCGATTAGATCCTCACTCCTTTCCTATCAAGATTTGGCGACGCTTAATTTTGAAGCATTTAGATAAAGGTAGTGGAAATATTACTGAATATCGTGATCCTACTGGGTTGATGACTTTAAGAAGGGCTATTGTCAATCATCTAGGTCCTGCCCGAGGGATTTCTGTTAGCCCAGATCAAATTATTGTAGTGAGCGGTAGCCAGCAAGCTTTAAACATTATTGCCCGGTTATTAATCAACCAAGACAGTATTGTGGTTACTGAATGCCCTTGTTATCAGGGAGCGATATATGTATTTGAAAGTTATGGTGCAAAATTTTGCCCTATTCCAGTTGATCACCATGGATTACAGACAGAAAAACTCCCTAATACAACGGTAAGCTTAGCTTATGTCACCCCTTCTCATCAGTATCCTTTAGGTGCTACCTTATCCTTAAAACGTAGAGTCCAATTATTAGATTGGGCGGGAGAAACGGGGGCTTATTTAATAGAGGATGACTATGATAGCGATTTTCGCCATAATGGCTCCCCATTGACTGCCTTAGCTGGTTTAGATCCCTATGGCTGCGTTATTTACATGGGAACAGTTTCTAAATCTATTGGTGCAGGACTTCGGTTAGGTTATTTAGTGCTTCCAGAGATATTAGTAACACCCGCAAAGATAGTAAAAGCTCTTTTAGATAATGGTAATCCATGGCTCGATCAAGCAGTATTGGCTGATTTTATTGAAAATGGAAGCTATGCAAGGCATTTGCGTCAAATACGACGTATTTATCTTCGTCGTAGAGATTGCCTTATTGCAGCTTTAAAATCCCATTTTGGTAAAGTATCTCTATCAGGACTAGGTGGAGGGATGCATATCGTATGGCATTTACCCTCTCACTTTCCTACAGCTGCTGAAATGCAAGAGGTTGCTCAACAAATAGGAGTAGGTATCTATACCTTAGAAAAAGGAGGAGCCCATGATTTTGGGTATCAGGAATATAGTAAGCATACTCTAGTACTTGGATATTCCTCTCTCGATGAGGCTCAAATTCAAGAAGGTATAAATCGGGTTGCTAAATCCATTTCAGTAAAACTAAATCCTTAA
- a CDS encoding cytochrome P460 family protein, translating into MKQSNFNLKAAFISTAILVSVSISTAHSAPAASVHFTSKGELIQPKDYREWVHVGTQVTPNDMNDGKAAIHGFHNVYVDPESFAYWKKTGKFRDGTVVIKELLDIGTKNALTGNGYFMGKHTGLEAAIKDSKRFPNEPGNWAYFMFGTKYPLPQTTAAQPTAECNICHQKNAQDDWVFTQYYPTLTAAKPKNKTN; encoded by the coding sequence ATGAAACAATCTAATTTCAATCTAAAAGCAGCTTTTATTTCAACAGCAATCCTAGTAAGTGTAAGTATTAGTACTGCCCATAGTGCCCCTGCAGCTTCTGTGCACTTCACCAGTAAAGGTGAACTTATCCAGCCTAAGGATTATCGAGAATGGGTCCATGTGGGAACTCAAGTCACCCCAAATGATATGAATGATGGTAAAGCAGCTATTCATGGATTTCATAATGTCTATGTAGATCCAGAAAGTTTTGCTTATTGGAAAAAAACTGGCAAATTCCGTGATGGTACGGTGGTAATTAAAGAATTATTAGATATAGGCACTAAAAATGCCTTAACTGGTAATGGTTACTTTATGGGTAAACATACAGGGCTAGAGGCAGCTATTAAGGATTCAAAACGCTTTCCAAATGAGCCAGGTAATTGGGCTTATTTTATGTTTGGTACCAAATATCCTTTGCCTCAAACTACTGCTGCCCAGCCTACAGCTGAATGTAACATCTGCCATCAGAAAAACGCTCAAGATGATTGGGTATTTACCCAATATTACCCAACCCTTACTGCAGCAAAGCCTAAAAATAAAACTAACTAA
- the panD gene encoding aspartate 1-decarboxylase: MYVTLLKSKLHRACVTQVELEYEGSCAIDSILLDTAGIKEYEQVHIYNINNGERFITYAMRADAGSQTISLNGAAARKACLNDRLIICTYGMLNSTEAEFFKPALVYLNHNNKIVGTHHISTTEIPIDKG; the protein is encoded by the coding sequence ATGTATGTAACTTTATTAAAATCAAAATTGCATCGAGCTTGTGTAACGCAAGTTGAGCTAGAATATGAGGGATCCTGTGCCATTGATAGCATTTTGTTAGATACCGCTGGAATTAAAGAGTATGAGCAGGTGCATATTTATAATATTAATAATGGAGAGCGATTTATTACTTATGCAATGCGTGCTGATGCTGGATCTCAAACAATCTCTCTTAATGGCGCCGCTGCACGGAAAGCTTGTCTTAACGATCGGCTAATTATATGTACTTACGGGATGCTTAACAGTACAGAAGCAGAGTTTTTTAAACCTGCTCTAGTTTACCTAAACCACAACAATAAAATTGTTGGTACCCACCATATATCTACTACAGAAATACCGATAGATAAGGGGTAA
- the panC gene encoding pantoate--beta-alanine ligase codes for MKIIQTTALMTEQVNQWQSTHKKIALVPTMGNLHAGHLALVENATILADRVVVSIFVNPLQFNDTKDYERYPRTLENDLRVLAPYNIAAVFTPSITEIYSQPLEQTTQVNVPILSDILEGAYRPGHFQGVTTIVAKLFNITQPKIALFGEKDYQQLLIIRRMVLDLAMPIIIKNIPTVRDSNGLALSSRNSYLSDQERVQAPFLFNTLSHIATKIKQGKQSFTHLEQESYNLLVNHGFQPDYVSIKTINLLDPSQEDHNFVVLGAAYLGKTRLIDNIPIQLG; via the coding sequence ATGAAAATTATTCAAACTACGGCATTGATGACCGAACAAGTAAATCAGTGGCAGTCTACCCATAAAAAAATCGCTCTAGTCCCTACTATGGGTAATCTTCATGCCGGTCATTTAGCTTTAGTAGAAAATGCTACTATTCTAGCTGATAGAGTAGTCGTTAGTATTTTTGTGAATCCCTTACAATTTAATGATACAAAAGATTACGAGCGTTATCCAAGAACGCTAGAAAATGATTTAAGAGTTTTAGCACCCTATAATATAGCTGCCGTATTTACTCCTTCGATTACAGAAATATATTCTCAGCCCTTAGAGCAAACTACTCAAGTTAATGTACCTATCCTTTCGGATATTCTTGAAGGTGCTTATCGCCCAGGGCATTTTCAAGGAGTGACTACCATTGTGGCAAAACTCTTTAATATTACTCAGCCTAAAATAGCCCTATTTGGAGAAAAAGATTATCAGCAATTATTAATTATTCGTCGTATGGTGCTTGATCTAGCTATGCCAATAATTATTAAGAATATCCCCACAGTACGAGACTCAAATGGCTTGGCTCTTAGCTCACGAAATAGTTATTTATCTGATCAAGAGCGAGTACAAGCTCCTTTTTTATTTAACACTTTAAGTCACATTGCTACAAAGATTAAGCAAGGAAAACAAAGCTTTACCCATTTAGAGCAAGAATCTTATAATTTATTGGTAAATCACGGATTTCAACCTGACTATGTTAGTATTAAAACTATAAATCTACTCGATCCGAGTCAAGAAGATCACAACTTTGTTGTTTTAGGAGCAGCTTATTTAGGTAAGACGCGCCTTATTGATAATATACCCATTCAGCTAGGATAA
- the panB gene encoding 3-methyl-2-oxobutanoate hydroxymethyltransferase — MKRLTLSQLKQLKQQGEKIAMLTAYDASFAILLELAGVDVLLVGDSLGMVIQGQESTVTTNIEDMIYHCKNVVRGSQRSFIIADMPFMTYASPPQALHNAGRLMREGGANMVKLEGGAFLKETTYQLSLYGVPVCAHLGLLPQSIYQLGSYQVQGKDQISADRIYEDAVTLEQAGADMLILECVPAALGKKITQALKIPVISCGAGPECDGQVLVLYDMLGITQGKAPRFNHNFLTDKDSVLDGVKSYVHAVKNKQFPSLAQSY; from the coding sequence ATGAAACGCCTTACCCTATCTCAGCTTAAACAATTAAAGCAGCAAGGTGAAAAAATTGCCATGCTTACTGCTTATGATGCAAGTTTTGCTATTTTATTAGAACTTGCTGGAGTAGATGTACTCCTAGTTGGAGATTCCTTAGGGATGGTGATTCAAGGGCAGGAAAGTACGGTTACGACGAATATAGAGGACATGATCTATCACTGCAAAAATGTAGTAAGAGGTAGCCAACGCTCTTTTATTATTGCTGATATGCCTTTTATGACCTATGCGTCACCTCCTCAAGCACTTCATAATGCTGGACGATTAATGAGGGAAGGGGGAGCAAACATGGTTAAGTTAGAGGGAGGAGCTTTCTTAAAAGAAACTACTTATCAGCTAAGCCTCTATGGTGTTCCAGTATGTGCTCATTTAGGACTATTACCTCAATCTATTTATCAATTAGGTAGTTATCAAGTACAAGGTAAGGATCAGATTTCAGCAGATCGTATTTATGAAGATGCCGTCACTTTAGAGCAAGCAGGAGCGGATATGCTTATTCTAGAGTGCGTGCCTGCAGCCTTAGGAAAAAAAATTACTCAGGCCTTAAAAATACCAGTGATAAGCTGTGGTGCAGGTCCAGAGTGTGATGGGCAAGTGCTTGTTCTCTACGATATGTTAGGGATTACCCAAGGAAAAGCTCCTAGATTTAATCATAATTTTTTAACTGATAAAGACAGTGTACTTGATGGGGTTAAATCCTATGTGCATGCAGTCAAAAATAAGCAATTTCCAAGTTTAGCACAAAGCTATTGA
- the folK gene encoding 2-amino-4-hydroxy-6-hydroxymethyldihydropteridine diphosphokinase, whose protein sequence is MASVYIGLGGNLDCPKSHISQGLIELNHLPNTKYIICSSFYQSKPMGPQDQPDYINAVAKIITMLTPENLLLCLQQIEKNHQRIKTRHWGERTLDLDILLYEDIQLKTVRLTIPHPRMHERGFVMYPLEEIAPHLIIPSMGHIRELIPHCIYTDITKLDETPYPISA, encoded by the coding sequence ATGGCTAGCGTATATATTGGGCTAGGAGGCAATCTTGATTGCCCAAAATCCCATATATCTCAGGGATTAATTGAATTAAATCACTTACCTAATACTAAGTATATAATTTGCTCCAGTTTTTATCAAAGTAAGCCTATGGGTCCTCAAGATCAGCCTGATTATATTAATGCAGTTGCTAAAATAATCACTATGCTGACTCCAGAGAATTTATTACTTTGTTTACAACAGATAGAGAAAAATCACCAACGAATAAAGACTCGCCATTGGGGAGAGCGTACTTTAGACCTAGATATACTTTTATATGAAGATATACAGCTAAAGACAGTACGACTTACAATTCCTCACCCTAGGATGCATGAGCGAGGATTTGTAATGTACCCACTTGAAGAAATAGCCCCTCATCTTATAATACCTAGTATGGGGCACATAAGAGAACTAATACCCCATTGTATCTATACTGATATCACAAAATTGGATGAAACGCCTTACCCTATCTCAGCTTAA